A stretch of DNA from Bicyclus anynana chromosome 23, ilBicAnyn1.1, whole genome shotgun sequence:
GTGTCCCCAGTAAGCAAACTGTCAGCGGCCAACTGAGTTAGCGGCGTATCGGTTTAGTACGCCCTTCCATATATTTCAAATGGCGTGTTCACAGTTTGCTAGTTTTGCGCTCACTGTACGCAGTTTGCAGCGTTACGCGCGCCGACTATCTTAGTGAGCGGCCGACTCCCACCAAAACCGGTTCCAGTCGGCGGCGGCGATTGGTTGTTCGCCGGGCGTAGTGACTCAGTTTGCCGCAAACTGATTATTCGGATAGTTGGAAAAAAGCTATCATCGTGTTAGGACGTGTTTTTTTGCATCGCACCTAACTAATCTCAACGCACACACACATCACTGAAAATCCAAGATGTCCTTTGATACGGAAAGGTTCATTAGTGAAATACAGAATAGACCATGCATATGGAACATGTCGAGTGAAGAATACAGCAACAGAGTATTAAAGCAGAGCAATTGGAATGAAGTCGCTGAAATTATATACGATGATTGGCAAAACTTAGAAGAAAAcactaaacaaaaaagaagtaAGTTCCATtctaatgaatttattatttattcaacaatATACTTGTATCACTCACTACATAAAACAAAGTATCATAATTTACATAGTATTTACGGCTTTACACACTCCGTTACACTATTTCTTCCTGTAGCTACAACTTACAAATATTTCTCTTGCCAGGATAGCTTTCCTTCGttaagaaaatagtttttaaagttttctcTTGTTGTTTTTCCAGAATTTGATACAGTAATAATTTGGCTCCTTGAACTTGTAAGAGTTGTTGAGGTACGTCGCGAAATATGTGCATATTGTGCTTGTTCTCTTGCTAtgacaaaattatgtaaaatacaaaCGGCTTTTACGATAGCGATGGTTGTATTCACATTAGTAGCGATCGGTGTATGCAGAACTCTCCATTTGCTTGTTAGGATGCCGAATGCACATTCCACGCATCTCCTAGCTCGACTATGACGATAATTGTAAATTCGCTCTTccttatttaaacttttattaggAAAAGGCCTCAAGATATGCTTTTGTAATCCAAATGCCTCATCTCCAAGAAACACGAAAGGTTGGGGCAATCCATTTGAATTAGGCAATTTAGTTGAGTTAGGAATCTTCAGAGACCCACACGCCAATTTTTTGCCAAAACcactttctttaaatatattactgtcAGCATTTCGTCCGCAAGCACCTACATCAATAGCTATAAAAGAACAGTTTGCATCTGCTACGGCTAACAGAACAATTGAGAAGAActtcttataattaaaatagttagaCCCACTTTTTGGTGGTTTTCTAATACGGATATGCTTGCCATCGATAGATCCTATACAATTAGGATAgttggtttttttataatatcgttTTGCTATTTCTAGCCACAATTCTTCAGAAGGTTCCGGCATTTCCTGTGGCTGTAAAATATCCCATATAATGCATGCAGTTTCACTTATTATTTTCGATACCGTCGATTTTCCAACAAGAAACTCTTGTGCAATTTTTCTGTAACTTAGTCCACTTGACAAGAATCTGGAAAGAATATTGAACTACCGATTATTTCTGTTTCAGTAAAAGACCTACAAAAAAAATGGAAGGGTTTGCGCGACTATCACACCAGAGAAAAAAATAAGGATTCCTCAGTCAAAAGCGGAAGTGGCGCAACAAAAAAACGCAAGACACCATACTTGGAcatgt
This window harbors:
- the LOC112050768 gene encoding uncharacterized protein LOC112050768; this encodes MDIFEVIGILEALKEDKRKHWVHPLYKKRLSIGQFHTLYPELRKHPEKFYDYFNMTSHTFDELLKSITQYIAKNNITRDTLCPEERLTITLRFLSSGLSYRKIAQEFLVGKSTVSKIISETACIIWDILQPQEMPEPSEELWLEIAKRYYKKTNYPNCIGSIDGKHIRIRKPPKSGSNYFNYKKFFSIVLLAVADANCSFIAIDVGACGRNADSNIFKESGFGKKLACGSLKIPNSTKLPNSNGLPQPFVFLGDEAFGLQKHILRPFPNKSLNKEERIYNYRHSRARRCVECAFGILTSKWRVLHTPIATNVNTTIAIVKAVCILHNFVIAREQAQYAHISRRTSTTLTSSRSQIITVSNSGKTTRENFKNYFLNEGKLSWQEKYL